In one Deltaproteobacteria bacterium genomic region, the following are encoded:
- the rplL gene encoding 50S ribosomal protein L7/L12: MADLNAIADNLSELTVMEAAELVKLLEEKWGVSAAAPVAIAAAAAGPAEAAEEQTEFDVILKDAGAKKINVIKEVRALTGLGLKEAKDLVESAPAPIKEGVSKEEAEDVKKKIEAAGAAVEIK, translated from the coding sequence GTGGCAGATCTCAACGCTATCGCGGACAACCTGTCTGAGCTCACGGTCATGGAGGCCGCCGAGCTGGTGAAGCTTCTCGAGGAGAAGTGGGGCGTCTCCGCCGCGGCTCCCGTGGCCATCGCGGCCGCCGCCGCTGGCCCCGCCGAGGCCGCCGAGGAGCAGACCGAGTTCGACGTCATCCTGAAGGACGCGGGCGCCAAGAAGATCAACGTGATCAAGGAGGTGCGCGCGCTGACCGGACTGGGCCTCAAGGAGGCCAAGGACCTCGTCGAGTCCGCTCCCGCCCCCATCAAGGAGGGCGTGAGCAAGGAGGAGGCCGAGGACGTCAAGAAGAAGATCGAGGCGGCCGGCGCCGCTGTCGAGATCAAGTAG
- the secE gene encoding preprotein translocase subunit SecE gives MVISYFAFAVLGGLFFEDVLQILFGKIGLTDKQLLGESWTLSTAIGFVLGFGCVLYAWVRKDIRDAAIEVAQEMRKVTWPSMAETRVSTIAVIVVSFVIAVFLGIFDFGWAEITKQIYEVPRYLGS, from the coding sequence GTGGTGATTTCCTACTTCGCCTTTGCGGTTCTGGGCGGCCTCTTCTTCGAAGATGTCCTCCAGATCCTCTTCGGCAAGATCGGACTCACCGACAAGCAGCTCCTGGGTGAGTCCTGGACGCTGTCGACCGCCATCGGCTTCGTGCTCGGCTTCGGCTGCGTGCTCTACGCGTGGGTCCGCAAGGACATCCGCGACGCCGCGATCGAGGTCGCCCAGGAGATGCGCAAGGTGACCTGGCCGTCGATGGCGGAGACCCGCGTCTCCACCATCGCGGTGATCGTGGTCTCCTTCGTGATCGCAGTCTTCCTCGGGATCTTCGATTTCGGCTGGGCCGAGATCACCAAGCAGATCTACGAGGTGCCCCGTTATCTGGGCAGCTAG
- the rpmG gene encoding 50S ribosomal protein L33 yields the protein MPKGNRTIVTLECTTCRERNYVTTKNKRRTPDKLEFSKYCPRCRKHQAHKETK from the coding sequence ATGCCCAAGGGCAACCGGACCATCGTTACGCTCGAGTGCACGACGTGCCGCGAGCGTAACTACGTCACCACGAAGAACAAGCGACGGACCCCAGACAAGCTGGAGTTCTCCAAGTACTGCCCCCGGTGCCGCAAGCACCAGGCGCACAAGGAGACGAAGTAG
- the rplK gene encoding 50S ribosomal protein L11 yields the protein MKKIIGQIKLQCPAGKANPSPPVGPALGQHGVNIMEFCKQFNAKTQKQAAEGHIIPVVITVYADRSFSFITKTPPASRLLLKAAKIEKGAHDPLRERVATVTRAQVEEIAKMKEPDLTAADLDAAVRTISGTARSMGIEVTD from the coding sequence ATGAAGAAGATCATCGGTCAGATCAAGCTGCAGTGCCCGGCGGGCAAGGCCAACCCCTCTCCCCCGGTCGGGCCCGCGCTCGGTCAGCACGGCGTGAACATCATGGAGTTCTGCAAGCAGTTCAACGCCAAGACCCAGAAGCAGGCCGCCGAGGGGCACATCATCCCCGTCGTGATCACGGTCTACGCGGATCGCAGCTTCAGCTTCATCACCAAGACCCCGCCCGCCTCGCGGCTGCTCCTCAAGGCCGCCAAGATCGAGAAGGGCGCTCACGATCCCCTGCGGGAGCGCGTGGCCACGGTCACCCGCGCCCAGGTCGAGGAGATCGCGAAGATGAAGGAGCCCGACCTCACCGCCGCCGATCTCGACGCGGCCGTCCGGACGATCTCCGGTACGGCGCGGTCGATGGGTATCGAGGTCACCGACTAG
- the rplJ gene encoding 50S ribosomal protein L10, with amino-acid sequence MERHVKEQMVAELNQKFASAEAMLAVGFTRIDVDTITALRKQFRDSGVEYRVVKNTLARLAAKGTPAEEIVDHFVGPTAMVFGYDDVVAPAKIVHEFLKEKANKDKIDVRGGVVQGKRIDAAQVEALAKMPGLPELRSQLLALFNTPATTLVRLLNTPGQQIAQVIKAKTEKEEA; translated from the coding sequence ATGGAGAGACACGTCAAAGAGCAGATGGTCGCCGAGCTGAACCAGAAGTTCGCTTCTGCAGAGGCTATGCTGGCCGTTGGATTCACCCGCATCGACGTCGACACCATCACTGCGCTGCGCAAGCAGTTCCGTGACAGCGGCGTCGAGTACCGGGTGGTCAAGAACACGCTCGCCCGTCTGGCCGCCAAGGGCACGCCCGCCGAGGAGATCGTAGATCACTTCGTCGGTCCGACCGCCATGGTGTTCGGCTACGACGACGTCGTTGCCCCGGCCAAGATCGTCCACGAGTTCCTCAAGGAAAAGGCCAACAAGGACAAGATCGACGTCCGTGGCGGTGTGGTGCAGGGCAAGAGGATCGATGCCGCACAGGTCGAGGCGCTGGCGAAGATGCCAGGGCTCCCCGAGCTGCGCAGTCAGCTTCTCGCGCTGTTCAACACGCCGGCGACGACGCTGGTTCGTCTGCTCAACACGCCTGGGCAGCAGATCGCTCAGGTGATCAAGGCAAAGACCGAGAAGGAGGAGGCCTGA
- the rplA gene encoding 50S ribosomal protein L1, whose product MPGKKHKAAVSKVDRNLRYSLADAIKILKDAHHTKFDETVELSVNLGVDPRHADQMVRGAVVLPNGTGKSVRVAVFAKGEKAKEAEEAGADVVGADDLAEKVQGGWLEFDKAIATPDMMAVVGKLGRVLGPRGLMPNPKVGTVTMDVEKAVKEAKAGKIEFRVEKAGIVHAPVGKLSFAEKALEENIQTLMETVIKHKPPAAKGNYLQKASLSSTMGPGVPLDLQEYKVNA is encoded by the coding sequence ATGCCCGGTAAGAAGCACAAGGCCGCAGTTTCCAAGGTCGATCGGAACCTGCGTTACTCCCTGGCCGACGCCATCAAGATCCTCAAGGACGCCCACCACACCAAGTTCGACGAGACCGTCGAGCTCTCGGTGAACCTCGGCGTCGATCCCCGCCACGCCGACCAGATGGTCCGGGGCGCGGTCGTCCTCCCCAACGGCACCGGCAAGTCGGTGCGCGTGGCCGTCTTCGCCAAGGGCGAGAAGGCCAAGGAGGCCGAGGAGGCCGGCGCCGACGTCGTGGGCGCCGACGATCTGGCCGAGAAGGTCCAGGGCGGCTGGCTCGAGTTCGACAAGGCCATCGCCACCCCGGACATGATGGCCGTGGTCGGCAAGCTCGGCCGGGTCCTCGGTCCCCGCGGTCTGATGCCCAACCCGAAGGTCGGCACCGTGACCATGGACGTCGAGAAGGCGGTCAAGGAGGCCAAGGCGGGCAAGATCGAGTTCCGGGTCGAGAAGGCCGGCATCGTGCACGCCCCGGTCGGCAAGCTCTCCTTCGCGGAAAAGGCCCTCGAGGAGAACATCCAGACCCTCATGGAGACCGTGATCAAGCACAAGCCGCCGGCCGCCAAGGGCAACTACCTCCAGAAGGCCTCCCTGAGCTCCACCATGGGGCCGGGCGTGCCGCTGGATCTACAGGAGTACAAGGTCAACGCCTGA
- a CDS encoding diacylglycerol kinase family protein has protein sequence MARTSTVSVLPPRSRSGRTPTPQVAVLLNANARAVNPRVVRAISEVVPSRDLFLSHTFGEARQIASEVIGRGYDTVLTGGGDGTFVGFYNAMQEVRGCGAATTRGPGGALVALQAAPMPRMGALRLGTGNAIAGYTGAGTLRGAGVQSDILRARAGRLEATRRMDLVQVEGTYAPFSGVGLDALILNNYIRWKKILGMGPLKFLGEGLLGYLLSVGALSVPEALLRSMPELEIVNTGDDAIPVNTRGEQIGAPVPHGAVIYRGPARIASVGTCPYYGLDFKIFPAADCMPGRMQLRVADISVPSALWNLPAIWRGIYNAPTVRDYMVTSVSIRSDAKMPFQIGGDAQGWRDSVEFGVADQPAELLDFSRPQLTA, from the coding sequence ATGGCACGCACGTCCACCGTCTCGGTTCTCCCCCCCCGCTCCCGCTCGGGCCGGACCCCCACCCCCCAGGTGGCCGTCCTCCTGAACGCGAACGCCCGGGCCGTGAACCCGCGGGTGGTCCGCGCCATCTCCGAGGTGGTCCCCTCCCGGGACCTCTTCCTCTCCCACACCTTCGGTGAGGCCCGGCAGATCGCCAGCGAGGTCATCGGCCGCGGCTACGACACGGTCCTCACCGGCGGCGGTGACGGCACCTTCGTCGGCTTCTACAACGCCATGCAGGAGGTCCGGGGCTGCGGCGCGGCCACCACGCGCGGCCCCGGCGGCGCCCTGGTCGCCCTTCAGGCCGCCCCGATGCCGCGGATGGGCGCCCTGCGCCTGGGCACGGGCAACGCCATCGCCGGCTACACCGGCGCGGGCACCCTGCGCGGCGCGGGCGTGCAGAGCGACATCCTCCGGGCCCGGGCCGGCCGCCTCGAGGCCACCCGCCGGATGGATCTGGTGCAGGTCGAGGGTACCTACGCCCCCTTCTCCGGGGTGGGCCTCGATGCCCTGATCCTCAACAACTACATCCGCTGGAAGAAGATCCTGGGCATGGGCCCCCTGAAGTTCCTGGGGGAGGGCCTCCTGGGCTACCTCCTCTCGGTGGGCGCCCTCTCGGTGCCCGAGGCCCTGCTGCGCAGCATGCCCGAGCTCGAGATCGTGAACACCGGCGACGACGCCATCCCGGTGAACACCCGCGGCGAGCAGATCGGCGCGCCCGTCCCCCACGGCGCGGTGATCTACCGCGGCCCGGCGCGGATCGCCTCGGTGGGCACCTGCCCCTACTACGGGCTGGACTTCAAGATCTTCCCGGCCGCCGACTGCATGCCCGGCCGGATGCAGCTGCGGGTCGCGGACATCAGCGTGCCCTCGGCGCTGTGGAACCTCCCGGCGATCTGGCGCGGCATCTACAACGCCCCCACCGTCCGCGACTACATGGTCACCTCCGTGTCCATCCGCAGCGACGCGAAGATGCCCTTCCAGATCGGCGGCGACGCGCAGGGCTGGCGGGACAGCGTCGAGTTCGGCGTGGCCGATCAGCCCGCCGAGCTCCTCGACTTCTCCCGGCCCCAGCTCACCGCCTAG
- the nusG gene encoding transcription termination/antitermination protein NusG — MSEKKWYVVHTYSGYENKAKKSLEERIVAEGLEEHFEEVLIPMENVVEMVRGERRTSRRKFFPGYMLVKMELNDRTWHCVKNTPRVTGFVGNAKQPPPVPEFEVRRIIGQISEGEEAPKPKRLYDVGDRVRVVDGPFSGFEGSVEDVRADKGKLKVLLSMFGRDTPVELDFIQVEKAS; from the coding sequence ATGAGCGAGAAGAAGTGGTACGTGGTCCATACCTATTCGGGCTACGAGAACAAGGCCAAGAAGTCGCTCGAGGAGCGGATCGTCGCCGAAGGTCTCGAGGAGCACTTCGAAGAGGTCCTGATCCCGATGGAGAACGTCGTGGAGATGGTCCGCGGCGAGCGGCGCACCAGTCGGCGCAAGTTCTTCCCCGGCTACATGCTGGTGAAGATGGAGCTCAACGATCGCACCTGGCACTGCGTGAAGAACACGCCCCGGGTCACCGGCTTCGTCGGCAACGCCAAGCAGCCGCCCCCGGTGCCCGAGTTCGAGGTCCGGCGGATTATCGGCCAGATCTCCGAGGGTGAGGAGGCCCCCAAGCCCAAGCGCCTCTACGACGTCGGCGACCGGGTGCGGGTGGTCGACGGTCCCTTCAGCGGCTTCGAGGGCTCGGTCGAGGACGTCCGGGCCGACAAGGGCAAGCTGAAGGTCCTCCTCTCCATGTTCGGCCGGGACACCCCGGTCGAACTCGATTTCATTCAAGTCGAAAAGGCCTCCTAA
- the tuf gene encoding elongation factor Tu: MSKQKFERTKPHVNIGTIGHVDHGKTTLTAAITKVLATKGGAEFTAFDQIDKAPEEKARGITIATAHVEYQTESRHYAHVDCPGHADYVKNMITGAAQMDGAILVVSAADGPMPQTREHILLARQVGVPRIVVYMNKVDMVDDPELLDLVELEVRELLSNYEFPGDDIPIVRGSALKALDGEDSEIASGSIDALMEAVDTYVPTPERDVDKPFLMPIEDVFSISGRGTVVTGRIERGAIHVGDEIEIVGIKETSKTTCTGVEMFRKLLDEGQAGDNIGALLRGVKRDEVERGQVLAKPGSITPHTKFKAKVYVLAKEEGGRHTPFFNGYRPQFYFRTTDVTGMVTLPEGTEMVMPGDNVQMDVQLITPIAMEKELRFAIREGGRTVGAGVVTDIIE, translated from the coding sequence ATGAGCAAGCAGAAGTTCGAGCGCACCAAGCCGCACGTGAACATCGGCACCATCGGGCACGTGGATCATGGAAAGACCACCCTGACCGCCGCGATCACCAAGGTGCTGGCGACCAAGGGCGGTGCCGAGTTCACCGCCTTCGATCAGATCGACAAGGCTCCCGAGGAGAAGGCGCGCGGCATCACCATCGCCACCGCCCACGTCGAGTACCAGACCGAGTCGCGGCACTACGCGCACGTCGACTGCCCGGGGCACGCCGACTACGTGAAGAACATGATCACCGGCGCCGCGCAGATGGACGGCGCGATCCTGGTCGTGTCCGCGGCCGACGGCCCGATGCCCCAGACCCGTGAGCACATCCTGCTGGCCCGTCAGGTCGGCGTGCCTCGGATCGTGGTCTACATGAACAAGGTCGACATGGTCGACGATCCCGAGCTCCTCGACCTCGTCGAGCTCGAGGTCCGCGAGCTGCTCTCCAACTACGAGTTCCCGGGCGACGACATCCCGATCGTGCGCGGCTCGGCCCTCAAGGCCCTCGACGGCGAGGACAGCGAGATCGCCTCCGGCTCGATCGACGCGCTGATGGAGGCCGTCGACACCTACGTGCCGACCCCCGAGCGCGACGTCGACAAGCCCTTCCTGATGCCCATCGAGGACGTCTTCTCCATCTCGGGCCGCGGCACGGTCGTGACCGGCCGTATCGAGCGTGGCGCGATCCACGTCGGCGACGAGATCGAGATCGTCGGCATCAAGGAGACCAGCAAGACGACCTGCACCGGCGTCGAGATGTTCCGCAAGCTCCTCGACGAGGGCCAGGCGGGCGACAACATCGGCGCGCTGCTGCGTGGCGTGAAGCGGGACGAGGTCGAGCGTGGCCAGGTGCTGGCCAAGCCCGGCTCCATCACCCCGCACACGAAGTTCAAGGCCAAGGTCTACGTGCTGGCGAAGGAGGAGGGTGGTCGTCACACTCCCTTCTTCAACGGCTATCGTCCGCAGTTCTACTTCCGCACCACGGACGTGACCGGCATGGTGACCCTCCCCGAGGGCACCGAGATGGTCATGCCGGGCGACAACGTCCAGATGGACGTCCAGCTGATCACGCCGATCGCGATGGAGAAGGAACTCCGCTTCGCGATTCGCGAGGGCGGTCGGACGGTCGGCGCCGGTGTGGTGACCGACATCATCGAGTAG
- the rpoB gene encoding DNA-directed RNA polymerase subunit beta translates to MATTIQSNYRTRKGFSKIPGVIQLPNLIDIQRRSYEKFLQAEVPADQREDVGLQGVFKSVFPIRDFNETSSLEFVSYHLDKPKYDVDECLQRGMTFAAPMRVIVRLVVWDKDEETGAQSIRDVKEQEVYFGEIPLMTEHGTFIINGTERVVVSQLHRSPGAFFDHDKGRTHASGKLLHSARVIPYRGSWLDFEFDHKDILHVRIDRRRKLPVTTLLRALGGVPDTSKNPMEWEGTTQEILNYFYNSETIHLVGKSRFEKDLHPDLIKGQRATRDITHPKTGEILVRKNRKYSTGAIRKLEAANINRLPVEAEELWTKVAAADIVDEETGEILLECNDQVTEERVEVLWEKGIRGIEVLYIDNLNVGPFLRDTLVLDKIETTEDAIMEIYRRLRPGDPPTVETATNLFINLFFNPDRYDLSKVGRLKLNYKFGSEEPLTFTILSKRDILEVIKYLVGLKNGEGQIDDIDHLGNRRVRAVGELLENQYRIGLVRMERAIKERMSLQEIETLMPHDLINAKPVTAVIKEFFGSSQLSQFMDQTNPLSEVTHKRRLSALGPGGLTRERAGFEVRDVHPTHYGRICPIETPEGPNIGLIASLSSYARVNDYGFVETPYRKVEDGRATEEVVYLSALEEEKQVIAQANAKLDSKGRFEATLVSARKGDDFTQLRPEEITLMDVSPNQLVSVAASLVPFLENDDANRALMGSNMQRQAVPLIRTAAPLVGTGVEKKVAQDSGVTVVAKRAGTVVSVDAGRVVIKADVPPSSTDVAAEVDIYNLIKYQRSNQNTCINQKPIVRKGERVEAGEVVADGPATESGELALGQNVVVAFMPWHGYNFEDSILLSERLVKEDVYTSVHIEELECVARDTKLGKEEITRDIPNVGEEALKDLDEAGIVRIGAEVKSGEILVGKITPKGETQLSPEEKLLRAIFGEKAGDVRDSSLRVPPGVSGTVIGAKVFSRKGVEKDERARAIESAEEAKLLKDQTAEIRILRENALGKLKKLLKGATVAARLVDDQGKTIVKKGDEIDENALTEIPEKYWPEISVSDEKVEQRVRAVVSSYTEQRENIKLLFGEKISRLKKGDELPPGVIKMVKVFVAIKRRIAVGDKMAGRHGNKGVISRILPIEDLPYLEDGTPVDIVLNPLGVPSRMNIGQILETHLGWAAKQLGRQIEDMLEASFDAAAMKKKLKRIYDTKSMQDLIDDLSDTDLKRLAVKLSKGVHTATSVFDGANEDEITALLEEAGQAANGKSVLFDGRTGEAFSSDVTVGVMYMLKLHHLVDEKIHARSIGPYSLVTQQPLGGKAQFGGQRLGEMEVWAMEAYGAAYSLQEFLTVKSDDVVGRTRMYEGIVKGDNTLECGLPEGFNVLVKELQALALDFELLEESQLPTQTALEARQSA, encoded by the coding sequence ATGGCGACGACGATTCAGAGCAACTACCGGACGCGCAAGGGATTCTCCAAGATCCCCGGCGTCATCCAGCTTCCCAACCTGATCGACATCCAGCGTCGGTCCTACGAGAAGTTCCTCCAGGCGGAGGTTCCCGCCGATCAGCGGGAAGACGTTGGGCTGCAGGGCGTCTTCAAGAGCGTCTTCCCCATCCGGGACTTCAACGAGACCAGCTCCCTGGAGTTCGTCTCCTACCACCTCGACAAGCCGAAGTACGACGTCGACGAGTGCCTGCAGCGGGGTATGACCTTCGCTGCGCCGATGCGCGTCATCGTCCGGCTGGTCGTCTGGGACAAGGACGAGGAGACCGGGGCCCAGTCCATCCGCGACGTCAAGGAGCAGGAGGTCTACTTCGGTGAGATCCCGCTCATGACCGAGCACGGGACCTTCATCATCAACGGCACGGAGCGGGTCGTCGTCTCCCAGCTCCACCGCTCTCCCGGCGCCTTCTTCGATCACGACAAGGGCCGGACCCACGCCTCGGGCAAGCTGCTCCACAGCGCCCGGGTGATCCCCTACCGGGGCTCGTGGCTCGACTTCGAGTTCGACCACAAGGACATCCTCCACGTGCGCATCGATCGCCGGCGCAAGCTGCCGGTGACCACCCTCCTGCGGGCCCTCGGCGGTGTCCCCGACACCTCCAAGAACCCGATGGAGTGGGAGGGCACGACCCAGGAGATCCTCAACTACTTCTACAACTCCGAGACCATCCACCTCGTCGGCAAGTCCCGCTTCGAGAAGGACCTGCACCCCGATCTCATCAAGGGGCAGCGCGCCACCCGGGACATCACGCACCCGAAGACCGGCGAGATCCTCGTCCGCAAGAACCGCAAGTACTCCACCGGCGCCATCCGGAAGCTGGAGGCGGCCAACATCAACCGCCTGCCCGTCGAGGCCGAGGAGCTGTGGACCAAGGTCGCGGCCGCGGACATCGTCGACGAGGAGACCGGTGAGATCCTCCTCGAGTGCAACGACCAGGTCACCGAGGAGCGCGTCGAGGTCCTCTGGGAGAAGGGCATCCGCGGCATCGAGGTGCTCTACATCGACAACCTCAACGTGGGTCCCTTCCTTCGCGACACCCTGGTCCTCGACAAGATCGAGACGACCGAGGACGCGATCATGGAGATCTACCGGCGCCTGCGCCCCGGTGATCCGCCCACCGTCGAGACGGCGACCAACCTCTTCATCAACCTCTTCTTCAACCCGGACCGCTACGACCTCTCGAAGGTCGGCCGCCTGAAGCTGAACTACAAGTTCGGCTCCGAGGAGCCCCTGACCTTCACCATCCTGTCCAAGCGGGACATCCTCGAGGTCATCAAGTACCTCGTTGGGCTGAAGAACGGCGAGGGGCAGATCGACGACATCGATCACCTCGGCAACCGGCGCGTCCGGGCCGTGGGCGAGCTCCTCGAGAACCAGTACCGCATCGGGCTGGTGCGCATGGAGCGGGCGATCAAGGAGCGGATGTCGCTCCAGGAGATCGAGACCCTCATGCCGCACGACCTGATCAACGCCAAGCCCGTGACGGCGGTGATCAAGGAGTTCTTCGGCTCCTCGCAGCTCTCGCAGTTCATGGACCAGACCAACCCCCTCTCCGAGGTCACCCACAAGCGGCGGCTCTCGGCCCTGGGGCCCGGTGGTCTGACCCGCGAGCGCGCCGGCTTCGAGGTGCGAGACGTGCACCCGACCCACTACGGCCGGATCTGCCCGATCGAGACGCCGGAAGGTCCGAACATCGGCCTCATCGCCTCGCTCTCGTCCTACGCGCGGGTGAACGACTACGGCTTCGTCGAGACCCCCTACCGCAAGGTCGAGGACGGCCGCGCCACCGAGGAGGTGGTCTACCTCTCCGCCCTCGAGGAGGAGAAGCAGGTCATCGCCCAGGCGAACGCCAAGCTCGACAGCAAGGGCCGCTTCGAGGCGACGCTGGTCTCCGCGCGGAAGGGTGACGACTTCACCCAGCTGCGCCCCGAGGAGATCACCCTCATGGACGTCTCCCCGAACCAGCTGGTGTCGGTGGCGGCCTCCCTGGTGCCCTTCCTCGAGAACGACGACGCGAACCGCGCCCTGATGGGCTCGAACATGCAGCGTCAGGCCGTGCCCCTGATCCGCACCGCCGCCCCGCTCGTGGGCACCGGCGTGGAGAAGAAGGTCGCCCAGGACTCGGGCGTCACCGTGGTCGCCAAGCGGGCGGGCACCGTGGTCTCGGTCGACGCCGGCCGGGTCGTGATCAAGGCCGACGTGCCGCCGTCCTCCACGGACGTCGCCGCCGAGGTCGATATCTACAACCTGATCAAGTACCAGCGGTCGAACCAGAACACCTGCATCAACCAGAAGCCCATCGTCCGGAAGGGCGAGCGGGTGGAGGCCGGTGAGGTGGTCGCGGACGGCCCCGCCACCGAGAGCGGTGAGCTGGCCCTGGGTCAGAACGTGGTCGTCGCCTTCATGCCCTGGCACGGCTACAACTTCGAGGACTCGATCCTCCTCTCCGAGCGCCTGGTGAAGGAGGACGTCTACACCTCCGTGCACATCGAGGAGCTCGAGTGCGTCGCCCGGGACACCAAGCTCGGCAAGGAGGAGATCACCCGCGACATCCCGAACGTCGGTGAGGAGGCCCTCAAGGACCTCGACGAGGCCGGCATCGTGCGGATCGGCGCCGAGGTGAAGAGCGGCGAGATCCTCGTCGGGAAGATCACCCCCAAGGGCGAGACCCAGCTCTCTCCCGAGGAGAAGCTGCTGCGAGCCATCTTCGGCGAGAAGGCCGGCGACGTGCGGGACAGCTCCCTGCGGGTTCCCCCCGGCGTCTCCGGCACCGTCATCGGCGCCAAGGTCTTCTCCCGCAAGGGCGTCGAGAAGGACGAGCGGGCCCGCGCCATCGAGTCCGCCGAGGAGGCCAAGCTCCTCAAGGACCAGACCGCGGAGATCCGCATCCTGCGCGAGAACGCCCTCGGGAAGCTCAAGAAGCTCCTCAAGGGTGCCACCGTCGCGGCTCGCCTGGTCGACGATCAGGGCAAGACGATCGTCAAGAAGGGCGACGAGATCGACGAGAACGCGCTCACCGAGATTCCGGAGAAGTACTGGCCGGAGATCAGCGTCTCCGACGAGAAGGTCGAGCAGCGGGTCCGCGCCGTCGTGAGCAGCTACACGGAGCAGCGCGAGAACATCAAGCTCCTCTTCGGCGAGAAGATCTCCCGCCTGAAGAAGGGTGACGAGCTGCCTCCGGGCGTCATCAAGATGGTGAAGGTCTTCGTCGCCATCAAGCGGCGCATCGCCGTCGGCGACAAGATGGCCGGCCGTCACGGCAACAAGGGCGTCATCTCGCGGATCCTCCCCATCGAGGACCTGCCCTACCTCGAGGACGGCACCCCGGTGGACATCGTTCTCAACCCCCTGGGCGTGCCCTCCCGGATGAACATCGGTCAGATCCTCGAGACCCACCTGGGGTGGGCGGCCAAGCAGCTCGGCCGGCAGATCGAGGACATGCTCGAGGCCTCCTTCGACGCCGCGGCGATGAAGAAGAAGCTCAAGCGCATCTACGACACCAAGTCGATGCAGGACCTGATCGACGACCTGTCGGACACCGACCTCAAGCGCCTGGCCGTCAAGCTCTCGAAGGGCGTCCACACGGCGACCTCGGTCTTCGACGGCGCCAACGAGGACGAGATCACCGCGCTGCTCGAGGAGGCCGGTCAGGCCGCCAACGGCAAGTCGGTGCTCTTCGACGGCCGCACCGGCGAGGCCTTCTCCAGCGACGTCACCGTGGGCGTGATGTACATGCTCAAGCTCCACCACCTGGTGGACGAGAAGATCCACGCCCGCTCCATCGGTCCCTACTCCCTGGTCACCCAGCAGCCGCTGGGCGGCAAGGCCCAGTTCGGCGGTCAGCGTCTGGGTGAGATGGAGGTCTGGGCGATGGAGGCCTACGGTGCCGCGTACAGCCTCCAGGAGTTCCTCACGGTGAAGTCCGACGACGTCGTCGGCCGGACCCGGATGTACGAGGGCATCGTGAAGGGCGACAACACCCTCGAGTGTGGTCTCCCCGAAGGCTTCAACGTGCTGGTGAAGGAGCTGCAGGCTCTGGCGCTCGACTTCGAGCTCCTCGAGGAGTCTCAGCTGCCCACCCAGACCGCACTCGAAGCGCGCCAGAGCGCCTAG
- the rlmB gene encoding 23S rRNA (guanosine(2251)-2'-O)-methyltransferase RlmB, producing MSRPRTIHGLRPVLELLRTRPATVEAIVTSRDLRREGTSGDLLTLARKRRVEVRHVSRREVDDLAGDRGHQGVVAILHEETLPQVEDPLELVAAARAEGRDPLLVLLDGIQDPGNLGALIRSAWALGADGVILPKDRASPLTPVAVKASAGAALSCPVVTVTNLARTIEQLEKEGVWAVAADLSDEAVDLPDARLDGPLAVVVGAEGKGLRRLVRERCSQWVKIPMARDFQSFNASVAGALILYEAWRQRRAISKK from the coding sequence TTGTCGCGCCCCCGCACCATCCACGGGCTCCGTCCCGTCCTCGAGCTGCTCCGCACCCGCCCGGCGACGGTGGAGGCCATCGTCACCAGCCGCGACCTGCGGCGGGAGGGCACCTCGGGGGATCTCCTGACCCTGGCCCGCAAGCGCCGGGTGGAGGTCCGCCACGTCAGCCGGCGGGAGGTCGACGACCTGGCCGGCGATCGAGGCCACCAGGGGGTGGTCGCGATCCTCCACGAGGAGACCCTGCCCCAGGTCGAGGATCCCCTCGAGCTGGTCGCGGCCGCCCGGGCCGAGGGGAGGGACCCCCTGCTGGTGCTCCTCGACGGGATCCAGGATCCCGGCAACCTCGGGGCCCTGATCCGCTCCGCCTGGGCCCTGGGGGCCGACGGGGTGATCCTGCCCAAGGACCGGGCCTCCCCCCTGACCCCCGTGGCCGTGAAGGCCAGCGCGGGCGCGGCCCTCTCCTGTCCGGTGGTGACGGTCACCAACCTGGCCCGCACCATCGAGCAGCTCGAGAAGGAGGGGGTCTGGGCGGTGGCGGCCGATCTCTCGGATGAGGCGGTCGACCTCCCCGACGCCCGCCTCGACGGACCCCTGGCCGTGGTCGTCGGCGCCGAGGGCAAGGGGCTGCGCCGCCTGGTCCGGGAGCGCTGCTCTCAGTGGGTGAAGATCCCTATGGCGAGGGACTTCCAGAGCTTCAACGCCTCCGTCGCGGGGGCCTTGATCCTCTACGAGGCCTGGAGGCAGCGGCGGGCGATCTCGAAAAAGTGA